Proteins encoded together in one Planctomyces sp. SH-PL14 window:
- a CDS encoding L,D-transpeptidase family protein, whose product MRRAPVKQPWHTFPFWFFIFSGVGLTIAWQLEVLPGMSPKGVSTARVDKADEVDLGASAAVATLDLPADEGIFAGQSEPASSATEHPILPPPADAPAAVVSLTKDLVHGPLPAPAAADPSNPFSTAAPSFQSSGIGFVATDEAHPPRAIQTANVDPLDDTSEIVTPAAAMGRKQDGLTLASIETVENAEQPAFDFSEIDALLRDGRDVDANSELSKLYWKRPELRPQLVSRLKPLSHRIYFLGDQHYMDAYEVQPGDVLQTIAKGYHVPWQYLAKLNRTQPERIRPGQTLKVIQGPFCAVVDLSDLELTVHAHGHFVAVFPIGLGQDGPSPSGKRTVKEKLVDPTYYGRDSVVEHDDPKNPLGEHWLDLGDGFGIHGTPDASLVGKSEGHGGIRLREADVAAVYDLLGIGSEVVIRP is encoded by the coding sequence ATGCGCAGAGCCCCCGTCAAGCAGCCCTGGCACACGTTTCCATTCTGGTTCTTCATCTTCTCCGGCGTCGGCCTGACGATCGCCTGGCAGCTCGAGGTGCTTCCCGGCATGTCGCCGAAGGGAGTCTCGACCGCCCGCGTCGATAAGGCGGACGAAGTCGATCTCGGCGCGAGCGCCGCGGTCGCGACGCTGGACCTTCCGGCCGACGAGGGAATCTTCGCCGGGCAGTCGGAGCCGGCTTCCTCGGCGACCGAGCATCCCATTCTTCCCCCGCCGGCCGACGCCCCGGCCGCTGTCGTCAGCCTGACAAAGGACCTCGTCCACGGCCCGCTCCCCGCTCCCGCCGCTGCCGACCCTTCAAACCCGTTCTCAACCGCCGCTCCGAGCTTCCAGTCGTCCGGAATCGGATTCGTCGCGACGGACGAAGCTCACCCGCCCCGCGCCATTCAAACCGCCAACGTCGACCCGCTCGATGACACGAGCGAAATCGTCACGCCCGCCGCCGCGATGGGCCGCAAGCAGGACGGTCTGACGCTCGCCTCGATCGAGACGGTCGAGAACGCCGAACAGCCGGCTTTCGACTTCTCCGAGATCGACGCTCTGCTCCGCGACGGGCGCGACGTCGATGCCAACTCTGAGCTGTCGAAGCTCTACTGGAAGCGTCCCGAGCTGCGTCCGCAGCTGGTCTCGCGGCTCAAGCCGCTCTCACACCGGATCTACTTCCTCGGCGACCAGCACTACATGGACGCCTACGAGGTCCAGCCCGGGGACGTCCTGCAGACGATCGCCAAGGGGTATCACGTCCCCTGGCAATACCTGGCCAAGCTCAACCGCACGCAGCCGGAACGGATTCGTCCCGGTCAGACGCTGAAGGTGATTCAAGGGCCGTTCTGTGCCGTCGTCGACCTCAGCGACCTGGAGCTGACGGTCCACGCTCACGGGCACTTTGTCGCCGTGTTCCCGATCGGTCTGGGTCAGGATGGACCCTCGCCGAGCGGCAAGCGGACGGTCAAAGAGAAGCTGGTCGACCCGACGTACTACGGCCGCGACAGTGTCGTCGAGCACGATGATCCGAAGAACCCGCTTGGCGAGCACTGGCTCGACCTGGGGGACGGCTTCGGGATTCATGGAACGCCCGATGCGTCGCTGGTTGGGAAGAGCGAGGGACACGGAGGGATTCGTCTTCGCGAAGCGGACGTCGCCGCGGTGTACGATCTCCTCGGCATCGGCTCGGAAGTCGTGATCCGTCCATAA
- a CDS encoding PSD1 and planctomycete cytochrome C domain-containing protein yields the protein MKWCFRLLALASLLGGGSLPAADEAATFAPEQVEFFEKEIRPALIEHCGKCHTGDQQKGGLSLTSRDALLKGGDSGPAIVPGKPDESELLKALNYDPAGYQMPPSGKLPDELVAKFTTWVQMGAPWPKDRNVAQAGGAAWPELFAKRSQYWAFQPLTRPVPPTVSNPEWSRTPIDRFVLQGLDRAELRPAAETDRRTWLRRASYYATGLPPKPAEIDAFLSDQSADAYERVVDRLLASPHFGERWGRHWLDLARYAESRGHEFDYDVANPWPYRDFVIRAMNEDVPYDRFVVEQVAGDLLPVPAAANPANERYPARFDRMSGSNESLVATGFWLFGEWVHSPVDIRKEEAERFDNMLDVYGKTFLGLTIACARCHDHKFDPISQRDYYALSGYLQSCSYAQRPYNTLGDNLAIQARLADLDRRGGAAIATAIREAAEPVTARLDEYLLAARAILKQEGRAEGAPLDDARIEAEAKTRLLDPRVVRAWSQHLASLPAEANGPFSWLSAATPWDDLPAAGAERESTLAMRLKSLAPAPADDGPGIRVLAADGAAFSIAGPSRDADRTWLGTDATSFLRLIPARDESCIDPDFADTRTAPGVMNEPGAVGRTPRGGRTLRTESFLIETDRIACWIRGGCSTYLSVDSHITINGPLHGRLIQEHAADVKWHWIDVDTSRYRGHKAHLEFLIPAGADFGVRRVTQTTNKPAAPFPPGAEQPEVRLKTALRNERPATLEAAARVAKSLWSQQTDLRLADWMLRHPALFGLVWTDDRPRIAEAAEPFLAERQRLVSQIRRESQLAPCLLDGSAEDEPLHVRGNPGKPGDVVPRRFLEVFAGRGLDAAEAGSGRLPLALQMVDPAQTPILARVIVNRLWHHAFGRGLVPTVDDFGHMGQPPSHPELLDWLATELVRRNWSLKELHRMILLSATFRMQTINNPATASHIEQVDPQNLLLHRMNVLRIEGESIRDAVLAISGRLDERLYGASTPIHLTSFLEGRGRPGTSGPVDGEGRRSLYLSIRRNFQEPFLVAFDFPTPHTSIGRRSVSNVPAQALALLNNPLIQEQTRRWATNLSRDNGSASIESRIQAMYESTYARLPTDAEISLARDFLTAAAADLNTSPDSEAVWAELCHALINAKEFVYLR from the coding sequence ATGAAGTGGTGTTTCAGACTGCTGGCCCTCGCCTCGCTTCTGGGCGGCGGTTCCCTGCCAGCCGCAGACGAAGCGGCGACCTTCGCTCCGGAGCAGGTCGAGTTCTTCGAGAAAGAGATCCGTCCCGCGCTGATCGAACACTGTGGGAAGTGCCACACCGGAGACCAGCAGAAGGGGGGCCTGAGCCTCACCTCGCGGGACGCGCTCCTCAAAGGGGGCGACTCCGGTCCCGCCATCGTGCCCGGAAAGCCGGACGAGAGCGAACTCCTCAAGGCCCTCAACTACGACCCCGCCGGCTACCAGATGCCACCGTCGGGAAAGCTTCCTGATGAACTGGTGGCGAAGTTCACCACCTGGGTCCAGATGGGAGCGCCGTGGCCGAAGGACCGAAACGTGGCACAGGCCGGCGGCGCCGCGTGGCCCGAGCTCTTTGCCAAGCGGTCCCAATACTGGGCGTTTCAACCGCTGACCCGTCCCGTTCCGCCGACGGTCTCGAATCCGGAGTGGTCCCGGACGCCCATCGACCGCTTCGTTCTCCAGGGACTCGACCGTGCGGAACTCCGTCCGGCGGCGGAGACCGACCGCCGCACCTGGCTGCGGCGCGCAAGCTACTACGCGACCGGCCTCCCACCGAAGCCGGCCGAGATCGACGCGTTCCTGTCGGACCAGTCTGCGGATGCCTATGAGCGGGTGGTCGACCGGCTTCTCGCCTCGCCGCACTTCGGCGAGCGGTGGGGACGTCACTGGCTTGACCTCGCCCGCTACGCCGAGTCCCGCGGTCACGAGTTCGACTATGACGTGGCGAACCCCTGGCCCTATCGCGACTTCGTGATCCGGGCCATGAACGAGGATGTCCCCTACGACCGCTTCGTCGTCGAGCAGGTTGCCGGCGACCTGCTGCCGGTCCCGGCTGCGGCGAATCCGGCAAACGAACGCTACCCCGCCCGGTTCGATCGAATGAGCGGTTCGAACGAGTCGCTGGTCGCGACCGGCTTCTGGCTCTTCGGCGAGTGGGTCCATTCGCCCGTCGACATCCGCAAGGAAGAGGCGGAGCGGTTCGACAACATGCTCGACGTCTACGGCAAGACATTCCTCGGGCTGACGATCGCGTGCGCGCGGTGCCACGACCACAAATTCGACCCGATCTCCCAGCGGGACTACTACGCTCTCTCCGGCTACCTCCAGAGCTGCTCCTACGCCCAGCGCCCCTACAACACGCTCGGGGACAACCTCGCGATCCAGGCCCGGCTGGCGGATCTCGATCGCCGGGGCGGAGCCGCGATTGCAACCGCGATTCGGGAGGCTGCGGAGCCAGTCACCGCGCGTCTCGATGAGTACCTCCTGGCCGCGCGAGCGATCCTGAAGCAGGAGGGCCGCGCCGAGGGAGCACCGCTCGACGACGCCCGGATCGAAGCCGAGGCCAAGACCCGTTTGCTTGACCCGCGGGTGGTGCGGGCCTGGAGCCAGCATCTGGCGTCACTCCCCGCCGAAGCGAATGGTCCCTTCTCTTGGCTGAGTGCAGCGACCCCATGGGACGACCTCCCGGCGGCAGGGGCCGAACGCGAGTCGACGCTGGCAATGCGTCTCAAGTCGCTCGCTCCGGCTCCAGCCGACGACGGCCCCGGAATCCGCGTCCTCGCCGCCGACGGCGCCGCCTTCTCGATCGCCGGACCGTCGCGGGATGCAGACCGTACTTGGCTCGGAACAGACGCGACTTCCTTCCTGCGGCTGATCCCCGCCCGCGACGAATCGTGCATCGACCCGGACTTCGCGGACACGCGGACGGCGCCGGGAGTGATGAACGAGCCAGGAGCTGTCGGACGAACGCCGCGCGGCGGACGGACGCTCCGGACGGAGTCCTTCCTGATCGAGACCGACCGGATCGCCTGCTGGATCCGTGGCGGGTGCAGCACCTATCTGTCGGTCGACTCCCACATCACGATCAACGGCCCCCTGCATGGACGGCTCATCCAGGAACACGCCGCGGACGTGAAGTGGCACTGGATCGACGTTGACACTTCTCGGTACCGCGGCCACAAGGCCCATCTTGAGTTCCTCATTCCCGCCGGCGCGGACTTCGGCGTCCGCCGCGTGACGCAGACAACGAACAAACCGGCCGCTCCATTCCCGCCGGGAGCCGAGCAGCCCGAGGTCCGACTCAAGACCGCCCTGCGGAACGAACGCCCGGCAACGCTTGAGGCGGCGGCCCGAGTCGCCAAGTCGCTGTGGAGCCAACAGACGGACCTCCGGCTGGCAGACTGGATGCTCCGTCATCCGGCCCTCTTTGGCCTCGTGTGGACCGACGATCGCCCACGTATCGCGGAAGCCGCCGAGCCGTTCCTGGCCGAGCGGCAGCGTCTCGTCAGCCAGATCCGCCGGGAGTCGCAACTCGCTCCCTGCCTCCTCGATGGTTCCGCCGAAGACGAACCGCTCCACGTCCGCGGCAATCCCGGCAAACCGGGAGACGTCGTGCCGCGGCGGTTCCTCGAAGTCTTTGCCGGCCGCGGCCTCGATGCAGCCGAGGCGGGAAGCGGTCGGCTGCCGCTGGCCCTGCAGATGGTCGACCCGGCTCAGACGCCGATCCTGGCTCGTGTCATCGTGAACCGCCTGTGGCACCATGCCTTCGGCCGCGGTCTCGTCCCAACCGTCGACGACTTCGGCCACATGGGGCAGCCGCCTTCCCATCCGGAGCTGCTCGACTGGCTCGCCACGGAGCTCGTCCGCCGCAACTGGTCCCTCAAGGAGCTGCACCGGATGATCCTGCTCTCCGCGACGTTCCGGATGCAGACCATCAACAACCCCGCCACCGCGTCACACATCGAGCAGGTCGATCCCCAGAACCTCCTTCTGCACCGGATGAACGTCCTGCGGATTGAGGGAGAGTCGATCCGCGACGCCGTCCTGGCGATTTCTGGCCGGCTCGACGAGCGGCTGTACGGCGCCAGCACTCCGATTCACCTGACGTCGTTCCTGGAAGGGCGGGGGCGTCCCGGCACATCCGGCCCCGTCGATGGCGAAGGCCGGCGATCGCTGTACCTCTCGATCCGCCGGAACTTCCAGGAGCCCTTCCTCGTGGCGTTCGATTTCCCGACGCCGCACACGAGCATCGGCCGCCGCAGCGTCTCCAACGTCCCGGCCCAAGCCCTCGCGCTCCTCAACAACCCGCTCATCCAGGAGCAGACCCGTCGCTGGGCCACGAACCTGTCGCGGGACAATGGCTCCGCGTCCATCGAGTCGCGGATTCAGGCGATGTACGAGTCCACCTACGCCCGCCTGCCAACGGACGCCGAGATCTCCCTCGCCCGCGACTTCCTGACCGCAGCCGCGGCGGATCTCAACACATCGCCCGACTCCGAAGCGGTCTGGGCCGAACTCTGCCACGCCCTGATCAACGCCAAAGAGTTCGTCTATCTCCGGTAG
- a CDS encoding SDR family oxidoreductase — translation MDWKDKVVVVTGAAGGIGRALCRRIHAEQVRGIVVSDLDPSATEACATDVGGLAVPADVSNESDIQSLIRQAEDALGPVDIFISNAGITVKGGVDVLDPDWTRLWNVNVMAHVYASRALLPAMVQRGSGYLINVASAAGVLTEIGSAPYSVTKHGAVALAEWLSVHYQKKGIKVSCVCPAGVATPFLDLSDPIHQFLQMSAVTPEHVAECIIQGVKDEKFLILPHPEVAEFFAFKTQDYDRWLKNFARVHEKIEKKRQKM, via the coding sequence ATGGACTGGAAAGACAAGGTCGTCGTCGTCACCGGCGCAGCAGGCGGAATCGGACGCGCCCTCTGCCGCCGCATCCACGCCGAACAGGTCCGCGGAATCGTCGTCTCCGACCTCGACCCCTCCGCCACTGAAGCCTGCGCTACCGACGTCGGAGGCCTCGCCGTCCCCGCCGATGTCAGCAACGAATCGGACATCCAGTCCCTCATCCGCCAGGCTGAAGACGCGCTCGGCCCCGTCGACATCTTCATCTCCAACGCTGGGATCACCGTCAAAGGGGGAGTCGACGTCCTCGATCCCGACTGGACCCGGCTCTGGAACGTCAACGTGATGGCCCACGTCTACGCCAGCCGGGCCCTCCTTCCCGCCATGGTCCAGCGCGGCTCCGGCTACCTCATCAACGTCGCCTCCGCCGCGGGAGTCCTCACCGAGATCGGCTCCGCTCCCTACTCGGTCACCAAGCACGGCGCCGTCGCCCTCGCCGAGTGGCTCTCAGTCCACTACCAGAAAAAGGGGATCAAGGTCTCCTGCGTCTGCCCCGCCGGCGTGGCAACACCGTTCCTCGACCTCTCCGACCCGATCCACCAGTTCCTGCAAATGAGCGCCGTCACCCCGGAGCACGTCGCCGAGTGCATCATCCAGGGGGTGAAGGACGAAAAGTTCCTGATCCTGCCGCATCCTGAAGTGGCGGAGTTCTTCGCGTTCAAGACGCAGGACTACGATCGCTGGCTCAAAAACTTCGCCCGCGTCCACGAGAAGATCGAAAAGAAGCGACAGAAAATGTAG
- a CDS encoding DUF1598 domain-containing protein produces the protein MPKNPWSRLLQRAFVGTSLSMVLCAGLTPASGAEMNLAARVRGFIAAGEFGSALNAAESAKDPAQRNALIREVAETQLALGDTFGAVRSASRYTSGPARVATEGQAAQQDSLKGGFGANFQPLMDLIQQETGGVTGPWDADEPGTGTISSFESGVRVDPQGILSRVSREEKSGRLEALGIRAREADLNPDIAAVSKLRMVSLTRLEKEVARSIEAGEPVVESMRQLAGLSEIQYVFVYPEAGEVVLAGPAEGWRYNESGMPVGTGSGKPTLQLDDLVTVLRTFSEGGQNIFGCSIDPKADKLKEVKSFVEASQAKGPLEPSQVRGWAQKIGQTLGRQDISIYGVPQDSRVARVILEADYEMKLIGIGKVEGGSNVPDYFELLRKNPAAAAGSLDALRWWLSIKSDEVLHSPDHSAFEIRGTSVRCQSENQFLTETGKRVQTGKAEPVNQQFAKNFTEHFADLAQREHVFADLEGVFDLALTAALIEREDVDGRIGWDRGVFAPGGAYQTARFGTPKEVDTVVNHRVMNGKDVVVQVAGGVRVDVASAMEAAGQKESAALSGVATTARPSELPEGRWWWDAK, from the coding sequence ATGCCGAAGAATCCCTGGAGCCGCCTGCTGCAGCGTGCGTTTGTGGGAACGTCGCTCTCCATGGTCCTTTGTGCGGGACTCACGCCGGCTTCCGGAGCGGAAATGAACCTGGCGGCCCGCGTCCGCGGTTTCATCGCCGCCGGCGAGTTCGGGTCGGCCCTGAATGCGGCCGAGTCCGCCAAGGATCCGGCCCAGCGGAACGCCCTGATCCGCGAAGTCGCTGAAACGCAGCTCGCCCTCGGCGACACGTTCGGCGCCGTCCGGAGTGCCAGCCGCTACACGTCGGGACCGGCCCGCGTCGCCACCGAAGGACAGGCCGCCCAGCAGGACTCGCTCAAGGGGGGCTTCGGCGCGAACTTCCAGCCCCTGATGGACCTGATTCAGCAGGAAACCGGCGGCGTGACCGGCCCCTGGGACGCGGATGAGCCCGGCACCGGCACGATCTCGTCGTTCGAAAGCGGGGTGCGGGTCGATCCCCAGGGGATCCTGAGCCGCGTCAGCCGCGAAGAGAAGAGCGGCCGTCTCGAAGCCCTCGGCATCCGCGCCCGTGAAGCGGACCTCAATCCGGACATCGCCGCCGTCTCGAAGCTGCGGATGGTCTCGCTGACCCGTCTCGAGAAGGAAGTCGCCCGGTCGATCGAAGCGGGTGAGCCGGTCGTCGAATCGATGCGGCAGCTCGCCGGTCTCTCCGAAATTCAGTACGTCTTCGTCTACCCGGAAGCGGGTGAAGTCGTCCTCGCCGGTCCGGCCGAAGGCTGGCGGTACAACGAAAGCGGAATGCCGGTCGGGACCGGAAGTGGCAAGCCGACCCTCCAGCTCGACGACCTCGTGACCGTCCTGCGGACGTTCTCCGAAGGGGGCCAGAACATCTTCGGATGCTCGATCGACCCCAAGGCGGACAAGCTCAAGGAAGTCAAATCGTTCGTCGAAGCCTCGCAGGCCAAGGGACCGCTCGAGCCGTCGCAGGTCCGGGGCTGGGCGCAGAAGATCGGCCAGACCCTCGGCCGCCAGGACATCTCGATCTACGGTGTCCCGCAGGACTCCCGCGTCGCCCGCGTGATCCTGGAAGCCGACTATGAAATGAAGCTGATCGGAATCGGCAAGGTGGAAGGGGGCTCGAACGTTCCCGACTACTTCGAGCTGCTCCGCAAGAACCCGGCCGCTGCGGCCGGGAGCCTCGACGCTCTCCGGTGGTGGCTCTCGATCAAGTCGGACGAAGTCCTCCACAGCCCGGACCACAGCGCGTTCGAGATCCGTGGGACATCGGTCCGCTGCCAGTCGGAGAATCAGTTCCTGACCGAGACCGGCAAGCGGGTCCAGACCGGCAAGGCCGAACCGGTCAACCAGCAGTTCGCCAAGAACTTCACGGAACACTTCGCCGACCTGGCTCAGCGTGAGCATGTTTTCGCGGACCTGGAAGGTGTTTTCGATCTGGCCCTGACGGCCGCTCTCATTGAGCGGGAAGACGTTGACGGCCGGATCGGCTGGGACCGTGGTGTGTTCGCTCCTGGCGGGGCGTACCAGACCGCTCGCTTCGGCACGCCGAAAGAAGTCGACACCGTCGTGAATCACCGGGTCATGAACGGCAAGGACGTGGTCGTCCAGGTCGCCGGCGGGGTCCGGGTTGATGTCGCCTCGGCGATGGAAGCGGCCGGCCAGAAGGAGAGCGCGGCTCTGAGCGGTGTGGCGACGACGGCTCGTCCGTCCGAGCTGCCGGAAGGTCGCTGGTGGTGGGACGCGAAGTAA
- a CDS encoding DUF11 domain-containing protein, translating to MRRIAWVVAVFGAAGAAGLAARTGVAAEPAGRTRLTQAPKTAAPTDTTDRAKTRGLKNYADELFGEEEEEAAVSTKPAAPASTAAAKTPASKSPLASPNGPSKGMVTKTAPPAAAPKTAASKEESKDAFDRKDDLDAEFVRMLNASAGSEAKLSSKATSRPSDAALRSMGSKVEPAVADSAEKNLSLDTDVEAFAGGKGIQQVAGESAAYPARTAAPASPPSAAPWARNRPVETETVAAPAAPPARAASKYTRLSPAAAEESSQPETTAAATPTAPGPRSSFIPSRKPIAATPATTAAATSSKLTTPIDIDPPAATASPTTPSGFPQKKSTVSFSKSGGLPETTRPAAESRPAFAPRTVAEHRPSEPALRPATSHSTAAQGAPNVTTTWRATGAINIGQECTCELVVKNDGTAAASGLEIEATFPKNVRLVSAEPKPSSQTGFLGWKMDSLAAGEERIIAVKLVPLQRGQIETDARVRFSGTAKNAFTVAEPLLAIKVEGPKQVMIGEPAPHTVLVTNPGTGIATNVKIEAVIPEGLEHVRGGRLVMDLGSLNPGETRNVRLACAAIAGGQHKLQVRAIADADLAESASSEVAVIAPQLKTAIDGPGLRYLGRQGAFSVSVQNSGSVATDNVRVMHKIPEGFDFVSAGRGATYDPNNRLVNWFVGHLDQGQKSDLEVTLVASKAGEHTHFVRATSDAGAVSDAQFRARVEGSPALVLSIRDLDDPVEVGVEAAYEIKIKNEGSAGATNVGLSLELPEGLTLLSANGPTKHATEKHSIVFAPVGDVGPGQTCTFLVKVKGQGSGSVRVRSRLTSDSISEPIVADELTKFYE from the coding sequence ATGCGAAGGATTGCCTGGGTTGTTGCAGTGTTTGGAGCGGCGGGCGCGGCGGGGCTGGCAGCTCGCACCGGAGTCGCCGCCGAACCGGCCGGCCGGACCCGGCTGACCCAGGCCCCGAAGACGGCGGCCCCCACCGACACAACGGACCGCGCCAAGACCCGCGGCCTGAAGAACTACGCCGACGAACTCTTCGGAGAAGAAGAGGAAGAAGCGGCTGTCTCCACGAAGCCGGCCGCCCCGGCCTCGACCGCCGCCGCCAAAACGCCGGCCAGCAAGTCCCCTCTTGCCAGCCCGAACGGCCCCTCGAAGGGAATGGTCACCAAGACCGCGCCTCCCGCCGCCGCGCCGAAGACCGCCGCCTCCAAAGAGGAGTCGAAGGACGCCTTCGACCGCAAGGATGACCTCGACGCCGAGTTCGTCCGGATGCTGAACGCCTCCGCCGGCTCGGAAGCGAAACTCTCCTCCAAGGCCACCTCCCGCCCGAGCGACGCGGCGCTCAGGTCCATGGGCTCGAAAGTGGAGCCCGCCGTCGCGGACTCCGCCGAAAAGAACCTCTCGCTCGATACGGATGTCGAAGCCTTCGCAGGGGGCAAGGGGATCCAGCAGGTTGCCGGTGAGTCGGCCGCCTACCCGGCCCGCACCGCTGCTCCGGCTTCGCCGCCTTCGGCCGCTCCGTGGGCCCGTAACCGGCCGGTGGAAACCGAAACGGTTGCCGCTCCGGCTGCCCCGCCGGCCCGTGCCGCTTCGAAGTACACCCGTCTGAGCCCCGCCGCGGCGGAAGAGTCGAGCCAGCCGGAGACCACGGCCGCCGCGACGCCGACCGCACCGGGTCCCCGCTCCTCGTTCATCCCTTCGCGGAAGCCCATCGCCGCCACGCCGGCCACGACCGCCGCCGCCACCTCGTCGAAGCTGACGACGCCGATCGACATCGATCCGCCGGCCGCCACCGCTTCGCCGACAACGCCGAGCGGCTTCCCGCAGAAGAAGTCGACGGTCTCGTTCAGCAAGTCCGGCGGACTCCCGGAAACGACCCGCCCCGCGGCGGAATCGCGTCCGGCCTTCGCCCCGCGGACGGTGGCGGAACACCGTCCCTCGGAGCCGGCCCTTCGTCCGGCGACCTCGCATTCGACCGCGGCCCAGGGCGCCCCCAACGTCACCACAACCTGGCGGGCGACCGGCGCGATCAACATCGGCCAGGAGTGCACGTGTGAGCTCGTCGTCAAGAACGACGGGACCGCCGCCGCCTCGGGCCTTGAGATCGAAGCGACCTTCCCCAAGAACGTCCGCCTCGTCAGCGCCGAGCCGAAGCCGAGCTCGCAGACCGGCTTCCTTGGCTGGAAGATGGACTCCCTCGCCGCCGGCGAAGAGCGGATCATCGCCGTCAAGCTGGTCCCCCTCCAGCGGGGCCAGATCGAGACCGACGCCCGCGTCCGGTTCTCCGGCACCGCCAAGAACGCCTTTACGGTCGCCGAGCCGCTCCTTGCGATCAAGGTCGAAGGACCGAAGCAGGTCATGATCGGCGAGCCCGCCCCGCACACGGTCCTCGTCACCAACCCGGGGACCGGCATCGCGACGAACGTCAAGATTGAAGCGGTCATCCCCGAAGGCCTCGAGCACGTCCGCGGCGGACGGCTGGTGATGGACCTCGGTTCGCTCAACCCGGGCGAAACCCGCAACGTCCGGCTCGCCTGTGCGGCGATCGCCGGCGGCCAGCACAAGCTGCAGGTCCGGGCCATCGCGGACGCCGACCTGGCGGAGTCCGCCTCGTCGGAAGTCGCCGTCATCGCCCCGCAGCTCAAAACCGCCATCGACGGCCCCGGCCTGCGGTACCTCGGCCGCCAGGGGGCGTTCTCGGTCTCCGTCCAGAACAGCGGTTCAGTGGCGACGGACAACGTCCGCGTCATGCACAAGATTCCCGAAGGGTTCGACTTCGTCTCCGCCGGCCGCGGGGCGACCTACGATCCGAACAACCGCCTCGTGAACTGGTTCGTCGGCCATCTCGACCAGGGACAGAAGTCCGACCTGGAAGTGACGCTCGTCGCCAGCAAGGCGGGTGAGCACACGCACTTCGTCCGGGCGACGTCCGACGCCGGGGCGGTGAGCGATGCCCAGTTCCGGGCCCGTGTCGAAGGCTCTCCGGCCCTCGTCCTCAGCATCCGCGACCTCGACGATCCGGTCGAAGTCGGTGTGGAAGCGGCCTACGAGATCAAGATCAAGAACGAAGGCTCCGCCGGTGCGACGAACGTCGGCCTTTCGCTGGAACTGCCGGAGGGGCTTACCCTCCTCAGTGCCAACGGACCGACCAAGCACGCCACCGAGAAGCACTCGATCGTCTTCGCCCCCGTGGGCGACGTCGGCCCGGGCCAGACCTGTACCTTCCTGGTGAAGGTCAAGGGGCAGGGATCCGGCAGCGTCCGGGTCCGGTCCCGCCTGACGAGCGACTCGATCTCGGAACCGATCGTCGCCGACGAGCTGACGAAGTTCTACGAGTGA
- a CDS encoding redoxin domain-containing protein yields MSSSSPAPPPPSVSPKENPSSASDLFRKYVLPVAGILIAVLVIWRIRIDSGLPGPGAIPERGAMMAAPRSILTDQHRHMVKLEAYLGRTKLLIVFFDGTKPAHTDPIVARLLKDHAALLGQGVQPIAISAASPFAITKSEEISGKRFPFPVLMDVDPNGHTTYPAHRAWGLADNRSEELKTGVFVVDRAGLVPARGLLPRPVVDPEATIDAILRGNWPDAAEGAAGPGESK; encoded by the coding sequence ATGTCTTCGTCTTCGCCCGCTCCGCCTCCCCCTTCGGTTTCCCCGAAGGAAAACCCGTCTTCGGCCTCCGACCTGTTTCGGAAGTACGTCCTTCCCGTTGCGGGGATCCTGATCGCGGTGCTCGTGATCTGGCGGATCCGGATCGACTCCGGGCTCCCCGGTCCCGGCGCCATCCCGGAGCGGGGAGCGATGATGGCTGCTCCCCGGTCGATCCTGACCGACCAGCACCGGCACATGGTGAAGCTGGAGGCGTATCTGGGGCGGACGAAGCTCCTGATTGTCTTCTTTGACGGGACGAAGCCGGCCCACACCGATCCGATCGTGGCCCGGCTGCTCAAGGACCATGCGGCCCTGCTGGGACAGGGGGTGCAGCCGATCGCCATCAGCGCCGCGTCGCCGTTTGCGATTACGAAGTCGGAGGAGATCTCGGGGAAGCGGTTTCCGTTCCCGGTGTTGATGGATGTCGATCCGAACGGTCACACGACCTATCCGGCGCATCGCGCGTGGGGGCTGGCGGACAACCGTTCCGAGGAGCTCAAGACCGGGGTGTTCGTTGTCGACCGGGCGGGGCTCGTTCCGGCTCGCGGGCTGCTGCCGCGTCCGGTGGTCGATCCTGAGGCGACGATCGACGCGATTCTGCGTGGGAACTGGCCGGATGCCGCTGAGGGAGCTGCCGGGCCGGGGGAGTCGAAATAG